A portion of the Acidisarcina polymorpha genome contains these proteins:
- a CDS encoding NAD(P)/FAD-dependent oxidoreductase — translation MKDVVIIGAGLAGLHCALTLERAGLDVLLLEASDIPGGRVLTDAIDGFLLDRGFQVLLTAYPEAERVFDYSALDLKALRPGALVWHGGRFHRFADPFREPFAALRLAFDPVVTLGDKLRVGGLRQRVTQGHSADLFSGEETTTQGRLENFGFSSKIIERFFRPFFGGVFSERELVTSSRYFDFLFRMFSQGSVAVPSAGMQALPAQLARQIKPGGLLTNCLVKEVRQEAQGFSALASDGRYQAERIVIAVPKSQGGDLLPALKKTGRLDGRWNRTTTFYFSASQAPVSEAILVLNGEGEQAGPVNNAVVMSNVSASYAPPKRHLISASVVGQSPTDQAETDRLEHDVRAHLQVWFGTEVRDWQVLRCYSIPQAVPLQKTAEWETGDPRTSVPGVYRAGDILETASIQGALASGRRAAEAVLADMGLAKQTLSE, via the coding sequence ATGAAGGATGTTGTCATCATTGGGGCGGGGCTTGCGGGTCTTCATTGCGCGTTGACCCTGGAGCGTGCCGGGCTCGACGTGCTCCTGCTCGAGGCATCGGACATACCCGGCGGCCGTGTTCTTACCGACGCTATCGATGGCTTCCTGCTCGACCGCGGTTTTCAGGTGCTGCTGACGGCTTATCCAGAGGCCGAACGCGTCTTCGACTATTCCGCCTTAGACCTGAAGGCGTTGAGGCCGGGAGCGCTGGTGTGGCACGGCGGCCGCTTCCATCGCTTTGCGGATCCCTTTCGCGAACCGTTCGCGGCCTTGCGGCTGGCATTCGACCCGGTGGTGACTTTGGGAGACAAGCTTCGAGTCGGCGGGCTTCGCCAGCGAGTAACGCAAGGCCATTCCGCCGATCTTTTTTCTGGTGAGGAGACAACGACACAAGGTCGTCTGGAGAACTTTGGTTTCTCGTCGAAGATCATCGAGCGATTCTTTCGGCCTTTCTTCGGCGGCGTCTTCTCGGAGAGAGAGTTAGTGACGTCGAGCCGCTACTTTGATTTCCTGTTCAGGATGTTCTCGCAAGGTTCGGTTGCAGTGCCCTCCGCCGGGATGCAAGCGCTGCCTGCGCAGCTTGCCCGGCAAATCAAACCGGGAGGGCTCCTAACGAACTGCCTGGTGAAAGAGGTCCGTCAGGAAGCCCAAGGCTTTTCCGCTCTTGCCAGCGACGGCCGCTACCAAGCCGAAAGAATCGTCATTGCGGTTCCAAAATCTCAGGGCGGGGACTTATTGCCAGCGCTTAAGAAAACGGGGAGATTGGATGGCCGTTGGAACCGCACGACGACGTTCTATTTTTCTGCCTCACAGGCGCCTGTCAGTGAAGCGATTCTCGTACTGAACGGTGAGGGAGAGCAGGCTGGACCGGTCAATAATGCAGTCGTGATGAGCAACGTTTCAGCCTCGTATGCGCCACCTAAGCGGCACCTGATTTCTGCCAGCGTGGTGGGGCAGTCGCCGACGGACCAAGCCGAAACAGATCGGCTGGAGCACGATGTTCGCGCCCACCTTCAAGTATGGTTCGGGACGGAAGTTCGAGACTGGCAAGTCCTGCGTTGCTACTCAATTCCGCAGGCAGTGCCTCTTCAAAAGACCGCGGAGTGGGAGACAGGAGACCCGCGGACGAGCGTACCGGGTGTATATCGCGCTGGAGATATTCTCGAAACCGCATCCATTCAGGGGGCACTTGCTTCGGGACGGAGAGCCGCCGAGGCGGTGCTTGCTGATATGGGCCTGGCAAAGCAGACGCTCAGCGAATGA